One Candidatus Symbiobacter mobilis CR genomic window, CATCCTACTTCAATCTTCATTAAAATAATTGGGAACTACATGCGCTCTGTCATAAATCCTCAGATGAAATTAGGCGAAGATCCTATCGCCAACATTCAACTTGATCTGCGTTCTCGCGATGATATCCCAAAATTGCTGCTAGGACTTCAGTACATCTACACAATACCAGACGTACGCAAAGAAGTTTTCTCTATCCTCTCAGAAATTCTCCCGGTACTCCCTTCTGGTGAAAAAGTAAAAGCACATATGGGTCGCCCAGGTATGTCGCAGTGGCAAATTCTTGTCATCGGTGTGGTTCGATTGGGTCTGAATATCGATTACGACCGATTGGAAGAGCTGGTGAATCAACATCGGACATTGCGACAAATGCTCGGGCATACTGACTGGTATGATGAGACAAAATACAACGTGCAAACCCTGAAAGATAATTTGAGGTTATTTACCCCAGAGATTCTTGATCGAATCAATCAAGTTGTGGTCAAAACCGGCCATACGCTAGTAAAAAAAAGCCCGGACGACGTTCTACACGGTCGTTGTGATTCCTTTGTCGTTGAAACAGATGTACATTTTCCAACCGATTTGAATCTTCTTTTTGATGCTATAAAAAAGATCATTGCATGGAGTGCAAAGTTAGCGGAGAAACATAAATTGTCTGGCTGGCGTCAGCATGAACACTCTTATCGCCAATTCAAAAAGCAGTATCGCCATATCCAGCGGCTTCGGCGCTCTCATTCAAAAAATGAAGCCAAACGTGCAGCAAAGGAAGCTGCCATCCACGAAGCATGCGAGGAATATCTCAAGCAAGCCAAAGAGCTGTTCGAGCGCGCCACCCAAACAAGGCAGGAAGTCGTCTTGGCTGCATCGCAGATCAGCGCACAGGAGCAAGGGTTGCTATCGAAGCTGCAGGTCTTCATAGGGCATGCAGAAAAGTTATCAGATCAGATTCGCCGTAGGGTGATCAACGGGGAACGCATTCCGCATTCGGAAAAGATATTCTCGCTGTTTGAACCGCATACGGAGTGGATAAGCAAAGGCAAGGCTGGTGTGCCTGTGGAATTGGGGGTAAAGGTTTGTATTCTGGAAGATCAACATCGTTTCATTCTGCATCATCACGTTATGGAGAAGCAAGAAGATAACGAAGTTGCTGTACCAATGGTTGAAGCTGCCAAAGAACGATTCTCGACTTTGAATGCCGTGAGTTTTGACAAAGGATTCCACAGTCAAGAGAATCAGAAAAAATTGGCAAAATTATTAGACTGTGCTGCTTTACCAAAGAAAGGGCGCTGTTCTCAAGCGGAACAAGAACGAGAATCGAGCGAGACATTTGTGAAACTACGGAAAGCACATTCTGCTGTAGAGTCGGCGATCAATGGATTGGAACACTTTGGTTTGGATATGTGCCCCGATGAGGGAATAAAAGGATTCAAACGCTATGTTTCATTGTCAGTCTTGGCACGAAATTTTTACCGTATTGGCATGGTGGTTCGTCAGCAATCGATTGATGCCGAGCGAACGACACCACCATCCATTCGTCGAGCGGCTTGATGCCGCTCGACGGTCTTTTTCAAGGGATGCATGAGTGGTTGCAGAGGATAGCTTTTCCTTCATTCACCAATAATTCAATTTTTGGAGCAGGATACATGGTTTTTGTCAAAATTCGACCGCAAAAAAATTTGTAATCCGGTCTAGGTTCCGGATCACTTCCTGAAAGTACCGGGTACACGCATCAAAAATCCGACTTTTCTGTCAGCCACGAGCTAGGAATGTGGCATGACAAAGTCCACGCGCCCGAGGGCTTTACAGAAAACCCAGGCAGCAAAGCCCAGCGCCAGGCCCGCTACGAACAAGCCGTCCCATTTATCCGAATGATGGTCGCCAAAGTGGCCTACGCCAGAGCGCGTAAACATGTCGAAGGCAATTTCGAAAAACTACTCACCCACGTCATTCGAAGCATTCAGGACCCAGACACCCTCCAAAACGCCAAGCTGTTCATGGAAGCCTTTATGGGCTTCTACCGTGTGCATTCCAAATAATTTGCCGGAGCAAAAACCATGTCCCAACTCCACACCATCACCACCATCACCGCCACCCTCGAAGTGCTCTCCGGCCTGCGCATCGGCGCGGGGGACGGCGAAATGCACATCGGCGGGGTCGATAACAAAGTCATCAAACACCCCTATACGCAGGAACCCTATCTGCCCGGTTCCAGCCTCAAAGGCAAGGTGCGCAGCCTGCTCGAATGGCGCAGCGGCGCGGTACAAAACGAGCCACTCGGATGGAAGAACTACTGCAATGCGGACGCAAGCACTCCGATCAAACAGGAAGTGCTGCGCATCCTGCAACTCTTTGGCACCAGCGGCGGTGACAAGCTGGAGGCAGCAGAAGCCGCCCTCGTTGGCCCCAGCCGCCTTTCCTTTTGGGACTGCCCGCTGCGGCCAGAGTGGGTACAGCGCGTGCGGGAGGACAACCTGCCCCTGACCGAAGTCAAAAGCGAAAACCGCATCCACCGCATTTCCGGCATGGCGAAAGATCCGCGCCAAACGGAACGGGTTCCCGCAGGGGCGCAATTCGACTTTCGTCTGTCGATCAAAAAGCTGGAAGGCGATCAAGACCAGTTGCTTGACACCGTGCTGCAAGGGTTGAAGCTGCTGGAGCTGGACAGCCTCGGCGGTTCCGGTTCCCGTGGCTACGGCAAGGTGCGGTTCGTCAACCTGTGCATCGACGGTGCCTGCGCCAAGGAGCGCTTTGCCCAGGTGAAGCCCTTCGGCGACCGCTGATCCCATCGATCGCCACAGCCATGCAAACCTACCGTTACACCTTGCGCCTATCGAGCGCAGTAGGCACCCCACTGGCCGCAGGCACCCTGTTCGGCCAGTTGTGTTGGGTGCTGCGCCACCGCATGGGCCATGCTGCGCTGGATGCACTGCTCCAGGGTTACACCGACGGCAAACCTTTCGCCGTCCTTTCCGATGCCTTTCCCAGCGGGCACGTTCCCTTGCCCCACGTTCCTTCGCACTGGTGGGAGCAACCCCGTGACGGGGATCGCAAGCAATGGAAAAAACGGCGCTGGCTTCCTGTCGATGCGCTGCGCGCCCCCACACCCACCTGGCAACAACGCGCCCGATCCGACAAGGACGTGTTCCCCTTTCGGGATTCCCCACAGCCGCACAACACCATCAACCGGGGAACCGGCACCACGGGCAAAGGCGCTTTTGCCCCTTACGTCATGCCGCAGACTTGGTTCGACCAGAACGTGCAATGCGACCTGTACATCGTCCTCGATACCGGGCGGCTGAGCCTGCAAGCGTGTACCGATGCCCTGGAACACCTGGGGCAGGCTGGCTTTGGGCGCGACGCAAGCATCGGGTTGGGCAAATTCGCACTGACGGCGAAACCGCAGCCAGTGCAATGGCCCACCCCCGACAAAAGCAACGCCTACCTGACGCTGGCACCTTGCGCCCCCCAAGGCCTGGGGTTTTGCCCACGCCGCAGCAGCTACCAGGTTTGGACGCACTTTGGCAGGCATGGCGACATCGCCGTGCTTCGTGGCCAACCCTTCAAGCGCCCAGTGCTGTTGGCCAAGGCCGGCGCGGTGCTTTGGCCCGAGGCGGTCGATCCCACGCTGCCCTGCATCGGCCAAGGCATCGGCGGGTTGCAACAACCCTTATCCGCAGTGATGCCGGAGACCGTACACCAAGGCTACGCGCCCGTCATTCCGATTTCCTGCCCCAAGGAGAAAGCATGAAACCCTTTCTGCAAACGCACCGCCTAGCCCTGACCCCGCTTTCCCCCATCCACATCGGCTGTGGGGAAGACTTTCTGCCCACCAACTACGTCATCGTCAAGGATGCCTTGTATGGCTTCGACCCCAGCCAAGCCATTGCAGGCAAGATGGTCGACGAGTTGCAGAAATTGGTCGATGCACGGTCGCCGAATTTGCTTGCAATCCAAAAGCTGTTCTACAAAAACGCGGCGGACATCCAGCCCTGGGCGCAGGTTCTGGTTCCCGTCAGCAGCGGGGTGGTGTCGCAGTACCAGCAACGAATCGGCCAAGTCGCACAAAACGAGGGCGATGGCACCAAGGTCATCAACCGGCTTGCCATCGAACGGCACAGCTACACCGGCGCGGATCAAGCGGCGTACATCCCCGGCAGCAGCTTCAAAGGCTGCCTGCGCACTGCATGGTTGGACCACATCAATGCAGGGCATGTCCCCCCCGACACAGTACGCGAAAACAAATCGACCGCGAATTTCGAGAAAGAGTTGTTCCGCGGCGACTTCCAAAACAGCCCATTGCGGCTGCTCAAAGTTGCCGATTTCATGCCTGCCCCAGGCCAAGAATTGGAACGGCGCGTACTGTTCGCCATCAACCACAAAAAGGCCCAAGTGCTTGATCGTGCGGGGCAAGAACGCACAGGACGGGGGCCAACCACCCGCAAGGAATGCATCCTGCACGGACAGTTCCGCGCCCTGGTGGCGGAAGGCGTATTGGGCACGCTGGAGGCAGTGCAAGGCAAGGCCGACCCCAAGGAATTACCCCATCTGGAACCCCAGGATTGGCGCACGCTAGCCAAATACAGCAACGCCTACCACCTGCCCCGCCTGCTTGGCGAATTGGCGATGCTGGAACGGCGGAACATGGGCTGCGAACGGTGGCGTGCCCGCCTGGCTGCCTTGCTGAAAGAGCTGGAAGCGCCTTTGCAGAAGGGGGAAATGTTCCTGGTGCGGCTGGGGCGCTTTGGTGGCGCAGAAAGCAAAACCCTTTCCGGCAAAGGGGTGGCGCGGATCAAGATTCTGGAAGGACGGTCGCCAGAAGGAAGGCAACAGTCTTCCTTTCACGAGCAAACCAAAACCATCTGGCTTGCCGCCGAGCAGGAAGACGACCGAGATCACGCCCTCCCCTTTGGCTGGGCGGTGGTGGAAATCAACCCTGGCGAACCATGCACGGCGCTGCAAACATGGTGCGCAGCGCAGTCTGCCAACAAAACCAAGCTGTCAGCGTTGCGAGAGGAATTGCACACCTTGCGTGCCGCAGCCATGCAAAAGCGGGAAGAACAACGAAGACTCGCCGAAGAACAAGCCCGCACCAAGCAGGAGCAGGAACGCGCCCAGAAAGAACGAGAACAGGCTATAGCCCAAATGACCGAGCAAGGCCGCCGAATCGAGCAACTGCGCCAACGGTGCGAGGAATGGCATGCAAGGATGCCACCGCATGGCAATTACAAGCACCAGGCGGCGAACCATGCCCAGGCAGGCTTGTTCCAAGATGCACACCGCCTAATCAACCAGGCTGTCACCGAAGGGTGGAGCACCGAAGACAAAGCCACCTTGGCCAAGATGCTCGAAGAATGGCTCCCCAAAGTCGTTGCACTACGGGGCAAGGAGTTGGGCAAGGACGAGCGCAAAAAGCTGCAATGGGCCAAATTGTGTAATGGATAGGGCACAACAACCCATAAGCCAATATGGCCATCAACGGCCTTCCCAAACCCGGAAATAAAGCAAAAGCCAATGAAAAAGGAAGCAATATGCTGAAACGATTGAAGGTTCGCAACTTTGCAGTGTTTACCGATGCGACCATCGAATGGTCACCGGGGCTGAACGTCATTGTTGGTGAAAACGGTACTGGCAAAAGCCAATTGTTGAAATTGGCCTATTCGGTGGGTTGGGTCAGCGCGGCACAGGAAAAGGCTGCCCGGCAATCGAAGGAGGAACTACAAAAACGTCTGGCCGACAAGCTCTGCGCCACCTGCCGCCCTGAGTATCTGGGGCGCCTGGTATCGCGGCAACAAGGGCGCAATCGATGCGATGTCGAGGTTGCATTCGAGGTCGAATCCAAGGTCGAATTTGCCAATCTTGCAGAGGCGGATTTTGCATTTTCTTTCGCAACCAATGCAAAAACCGAAGTCAAGATCGAGAAAATGCCCAAGGCATATTTGCCTACATCACCAATATTCATTCCGACGCGGGAAATGTTGTCCATCTATCCCGGCTTTGCATCCGTATATGAAAACCAGCATCTGGAGTTCGACGAAACCTATTACGATCTTGCCAAAGCGCTCAGCGGAAATGCGCACAAAAAACATGAAGCCAAAGTACAACAATTGATCGAAGCACTAGAAAGTCTTATGGAAGGCCATATTCGGCAGGATACCGGTCGTTTTTATATTTTTCCAAACAAAGCCGGTGCGGGAAAGTTGGAAATTCCACTCGTTGCCGAAGGCTTGCGCAAACTTGCCATGCTGGCCTATTTGCTGATCAATGGCTCGTTGAAAGGCCGTGGAACCCTGTTTTGGGATGAACCGGAAACCAACCTCAACCCCAAGCTGATGGTTCGCCTGGCTTCTGCATTGGTCGAGTTGGCCGAACAAGGGTTCCAGGTTGTGCTGGCTACACACAGCCTGTTCATGTTACGAGAGATCGAGTTGGTGCAGAGAAAGCGCAAGGCACGTGTTCCCACGTGTTTCCTGGGGTTGACCATGGCAGGTGACGCAGTTACGGTCGAACAAAGCCAAGATATTGCAGGAATCCAAACCCTGGTTTTGCTGGACGAGGAACTGCATCAATCTGATCGTTATCTTGCAGAGGGGGTGGCCCATGCCTGAATTGCGCGAGGGAGACTTTGTTTACTCGTTTCCAAATAGCTGGCAAGTCTTGAAATGGGATGCCACCCATTTTCATAAAAAACGATTTCAATCGTTTGGCAAGGAATCCAAGGCTGCGGATCTGGTAGCTTTCGATGAGACTGGGAAACAGTTATGGCTGATCGAGTGCAAAGACTTCCGCCCCAATGGTCGAACCAAGACCACCGATCTTTGCGACGAGATTGCCGAGAAGTTCAAGTCAACTTTGGCGGCCCTGGTTTGCGCACGCAATACCGATGACTCGGCTACACAGCGCTTTGCCCGCATGGCACTGAAAAAACTGCACCTACGTTGTGCCGTGCATTGGGAACATCCGCTCCAACCGCACCGTTTGTGGCCATCCGTCAACATGAATCGGGCTGCCATACGCGACAAACTCCGACAACGTCTGTATGTAGCCGATCCCAGCGCCGAGTTGGGCAATTCCAGCCAACTGGCCACTGTCATGCCTTGCACGATCAGAAATTCGCGCAATCCGTAGCCCGGATCGATCGTGCGCAGAACCATCCAGTGCAGCAACACGATCACGCCCCCACTCGATCGCGGCAAGCTTGCCAATTGCCCCATCCCGCCAAACCGTGCCGACACTGCTCCCCATGAACTCCTACGACCCCCACCACCCCGCCGGCTATCCGCGCCGTGTTTTGATCGCTGTCAGCGGCTTGTCCCCGCAGATCGTCACCGAGACGATTTACGCCCTGGCCGCCGACCAAGACGAGGCTTTCGTTCCTACCGAAGTCCATCTGCTGACCACCGCCACCGGCGCGCAGCGGGCCGAGCTTTCGCTGCTCAGTGAAGACCTTGGCTGGTTCCATAAATTACAGGACGACTTCCATCTGCCCGGTATCGCTTTCGACCGCAGCCATATCCATGTGATGCGCGATGCCCAGGGCAAGCCGTTGGGCGATATCCGCACTCCGGCGGACAACCAGGCCGCTGCCGACTTCATCACCGCACAGGTTCGCGCTTTCACTGCCGACGATGCTTGCGCTCTGCACGCTTCCATCGCAGGCGGGCGCAAGACGATGGGGTTTTATCTGGGCTACGCCTTGTCGCTCTATGGCCGTGCGCAGGATCGGCTGAGCCACGTCCTCGTCAGCGAGCCGTTCGAATCGAGCTACGAATTTTTCTACCCCACGCCCTATAGCCGTGTTTTGCAGGTGCGTGATGGGCAATTGGTCGATACCGCTCTTGCCCAGGTCACGCTGGCCAACATCCCTTTCGTCAGCCTGCGCCATGGGCTGCCCGCCGCGCTGCTGGCAGGCACCGCCAGCTTCAATGACACCGTCGAAGCCGCCATTGCCGCATTGGCCCCACCCCGGCTGCGGCTGAACTTGCGCGGCCAATACATCGTTGCGGGCCAAATCCGCATCGCGCTACCGCCTGCGGAACTGGCACTGCTAGCCGTTTTTGCGCGCCGTGCGGAAATGGGCAAGGAACCCCTGCCCGCGCCTGCAAAGGGTGTTCCAGACCCAGACTGGGCAACGATCTACCTGCGCGAATACCGCCGCATCACCGGCAACGATGCCGAAGACCAAGACCCCACGCACCGCGCATTGCGCAACGGCATGGACGGCGAATACTTCAGCGCCCGCAAATCCAAGCTGGAACGCCGAATCAAAAACGCGCTGGGTCCGGCGGCCAAAGCCTATCTGATCGCCGACGGCGGCACCCGCCCCCACCGTTACCAATTGGCTTTGGGCGCGGATGCGATTGCGTTTGAGGAAATTCCAACTGTGTTCAACCCATAACCCCCATTTGCAAGGAGGAGTAGCGATGACCATGTGTACCGTCGATTTGGGGGTGTCTTTCACCACCCCGGCCTTTTTGGGCAACTCCAAGCAGGAGGCCCAATGGCGAACACCCCCGTTCAAAGCCCTATTGCGACAGTGGTGGCGAATCGTCCATGCGCCCAAAGTGGGCTATGACGTAGACAGGTTGCGGGAAGACGAAAACCGGCTTTTTGGCTATGCCGGGGATGAAAGCGGCGGAAAGTCGCTGGTGCGGATGCGGTTGTCGGGGTGGGAGGAAGGAAAACAGCGTGCATTGCCGAAGATGACCCCGGTTCAACATCCCGAAGTCAAGGATCGCAATACCAAACAAGCAATACCCATTCCCCCATCGGTGTATTTGGGCTTTGGCCCTGTAACTACGCAGGGCAACCGCCCAGCCATCGCCCCCAACCCCAACAACCCGCTGTCCTGGCAGCTTCGATTCCCTGTCAAGTACAAGGAAGAGTTGATGCAGGCACTGCAGTTGATCGCGTGGTTCGGTACCTTGGGTTCCCGTTCCCGTAACGGCTGGGGTTCCTTGTCCGTCACGGGAGACGGCATCAAGCCGTACACGGATTTGAGCGATAGCGCGTTGCAGCAGATCGCCAAAACATGCACGCTCGACGAAGCGCTCCAACGCGACTGGCCCCATGCTCTGACGCAGACAGCGAATGGCCGGATCGCCGCATGGCGACTGGGCCAGATCACCAAAGCCGACAACAAGATAGCGGTAGGCGGCTTTGCGTCGTGGGAGGAACTGTTGACCGAATGGGCCAAGGTCAAGATCGAGCTGCGCACCAGCCTAGCCTTTCCACAGGGCGAAATGCCCCCCCACCCGCAATTGCGAGACCGCCATGTCCTTGCCTACCCCGTAACCAACCATGGGGTTCGAGGAATCGGCAACGACAAACGCCTAGCAAGCAGCTTGCGCTGCAAGGTGCATTGCCACCAGGGCAGGTATTTCGCCGTACTCGTGCATATGCCTTGCGGCATTTCCACCGACTTCACGCAATCGCCACCCAACATCGCGATGCAAAAGCAGGTATGGGAAAACGTGTATGCCCACCTCGATCAGAAACATCCCACACGCCTGACACGCATCAAAAAGGGAGCCTAACCATGACGAACTACACCCAAAAACTCACCGCCTGGCTGCATGACCCCGCAGAAAAACAGCTTGTGCTGCTGCGAGACCCCGCAGGGCATGAAGGGGGGACGGTTGCCGCGCTCTCCAAACTGTTGGAGCTGAATCGACGCAAATTCGACAAGCGCGCGGACCACATGGCCGCCGCCGCAGACCGGCCCAATTGGCCGCGTGATGCCCACGCTGGCCGCTACCCCGCTTTTGAGGCCGTGCGTTTTGGCCACTGCGCGGAGCTGATTCACCCCTTGTCCGGCGAACGGTTGGCATTGCCGGGGTTGGAACTCGACGTAGAGCTGGACGACATCAAAAAACAAAGCCAAGCGCATTTCCAAAGCCTGATTCGGGAAGACGACCGGCGCACCTTTCTGGCTTTCTGGCGCTTTGGCCCCGAAATACCGCAAGGGGACGATGTACAAGTCGGCGCGCTGTGGCCCTTGCTCCCTGCTGACTCGCGCACGCCCGACCACAGCATTTGGTCGCACCTCGATACCGTCAGCGCAATCCA contains:
- a CDS encoding ISNCY-like element ISSymo1 family transposase; the protein is MRSVINPQMKLGEDPIANIQLDLRSRDDIPKLLLGLQYIYTIPDVRKEVFSILSEILPVLPSGEKVKAHMGRPGMSQWQILVIGVVRLGLNIDYDRLEELVNQHRTLRQMLGHTDWYDETKYNVQTLKDNLRLFTPEILDRINQVVVKTGHTLVKKSPDDVLHGRCDSFVVETDVHFPTDLNLLFDAIKKIIAWSAKLAEKHKLSGWRQHEHSYRQFKKQYRHIQRLRRSHSKNEAKRAAKEAAIHEACEEYLKQAKELFERATQTRQEVVLAASQISAQEQGLLSKLQVFIGHAEKLSDQIRRRVINGERIPHSEKIFSLFEPHTEWISKGKAGVPVELGVKVCILEDQHRFILHHHVMEKQEDNEVAVPMVEAAKERFSTLNAVSFDKGFHSQENQKKLAKLLDCAALPKKGRCSQAEQERESSETFVKLRKAHSAVESAINGLEHFGLDMCPDEGIKGFKRYVSLSVLARNFYRIGMVVRQQSIDAERTTPPSIRRAA
- the csm2 gene encoding type III-A CRISPR-associated protein Csm2 → MWHDKVHAPEGFTENPGSKAQRQARYEQAVPFIRMMVAKVAYARARKHVEGNFEKLLTHVIRSIQDPDTLQNAKLFMEAFMGFYRVHSK
- the csm3 gene encoding type III-A CRISPR-associated RAMP protein Csm3; the encoded protein is MSQLHTITTITATLEVLSGLRIGAGDGEMHIGGVDNKVIKHPYTQEPYLPGSSLKGKVRSLLEWRSGAVQNEPLGWKNYCNADASTPIKQEVLRILQLFGTSGGDKLEAAEAALVGPSRLSFWDCPLRPEWVQRVREDNLPLTEVKSENRIHRISGMAKDPRQTERVPAGAQFDFRLSIKKLEGDQDQLLDTVLQGLKLLELDSLGGSGSRGYGKVRFVNLCIDGACAKERFAQVKPFGDR
- the csm4 gene encoding type III-A CRISPR-associated RAMP protein Csm4, whose product is MQTYRYTLRLSSAVGTPLAAGTLFGQLCWVLRHRMGHAALDALLQGYTDGKPFAVLSDAFPSGHVPLPHVPSHWWEQPRDGDRKQWKKRRWLPVDALRAPTPTWQQRARSDKDVFPFRDSPQPHNTINRGTGTTGKGAFAPYVMPQTWFDQNVQCDLYIVLDTGRLSLQACTDALEHLGQAGFGRDASIGLGKFALTAKPQPVQWPTPDKSNAYLTLAPCAPQGLGFCPRRSSYQVWTHFGRHGDIAVLRGQPFKRPVLLAKAGAVLWPEAVDPTLPCIGQGIGGLQQPLSAVMPETVHQGYAPVIPISCPKEKA
- a CDS encoding RAMP superfamily CRISPR-associated protein, with translation MKPFLQTHRLALTPLSPIHIGCGEDFLPTNYVIVKDALYGFDPSQAIAGKMVDELQKLVDARSPNLLAIQKLFYKNAADIQPWAQVLVPVSSGVVSQYQQRIGQVAQNEGDGTKVINRLAIERHSYTGADQAAYIPGSSFKGCLRTAWLDHINAGHVPPDTVRENKSTANFEKELFRGDFQNSPLRLLKVADFMPAPGQELERRVLFAINHKKAQVLDRAGQERTGRGPTTRKECILHGQFRALVAEGVLGTLEAVQGKADPKELPHLEPQDWRTLAKYSNAYHLPRLLGELAMLERRNMGCERWRARLAALLKELEAPLQKGEMFLVRLGRFGGAESKTLSGKGVARIKILEGRSPEGRQQSSFHEQTKTIWLAAEQEDDRDHALPFGWAVVEINPGEPCTALQTWCAAQSANKTKLSALREELHTLRAAAMQKREEQRRLAEEQARTKQEQERAQKEREQAIAQMTEQGRRIEQLRQRCEEWHARMPPHGNYKHQAANHAQAGLFQDAHRLINQAVTEGWSTEDKATLAKMLEEWLPKVVALRGKELGKDERKKLQWAKLCNG
- a CDS encoding AAA family ATPase, which gives rise to MAINGLPKPGNKAKANEKGSNMLKRLKVRNFAVFTDATIEWSPGLNVIVGENGTGKSQLLKLAYSVGWVSAAQEKAARQSKEELQKRLADKLCATCRPEYLGRLVSRQQGRNRCDVEVAFEVESKVEFANLAEADFAFSFATNAKTEVKIEKMPKAYLPTSPIFIPTREMLSIYPGFASVYENQHLEFDETYYDLAKALSGNAHKKHEAKVQQLIEALESLMEGHIRQDTGRFYIFPNKAGAGKLEIPLVAEGLRKLAMLAYLLINGSLKGRGTLFWDEPETNLNPKLMVRLASALVELAEQGFQVVLATHSLFMLREIELVQRKRKARVPTCFLGLTMAGDAVTVEQSQDIAGIQTLVLLDEELHQSDRYLAEGVAHA
- the csm6 gene encoding CRISPR-associated ring nuclease Csm6; the encoded protein is MNSYDPHHPAGYPRRVLIAVSGLSPQIVTETIYALAADQDEAFVPTEVHLLTTATGAQRAELSLLSEDLGWFHKLQDDFHLPGIAFDRSHIHVMRDAQGKPLGDIRTPADNQAAADFITAQVRAFTADDACALHASIAGGRKTMGFYLGYALSLYGRAQDRLSHVLVSEPFESSYEFFYPTPYSRVLQVRDGQLVDTALAQVTLANIPFVSLRHGLPAALLAGTASFNDTVEAAIAALAPPRLRLNLRGQYIVAGQIRIALPPAELALLAVFARRAEMGKEPLPAPAKGVPDPDWATIYLREYRRITGNDAEDQDPTHRALRNGMDGEYFSARKSKLERRIKNALGPAAKAYLIADGGTRPHRYQLALGADAIAFEEIPTVFNP
- a CDS encoding RAMP superfamily CRISPR-associated protein is translated as MTMCTVDLGVSFTTPAFLGNSKQEAQWRTPPFKALLRQWWRIVHAPKVGYDVDRLREDENRLFGYAGDESGGKSLVRMRLSGWEEGKQRALPKMTPVQHPEVKDRNTKQAIPIPPSVYLGFGPVTTQGNRPAIAPNPNNPLSWQLRFPVKYKEELMQALQLIAWFGTLGSRSRNGWGSLSVTGDGIKPYTDLSDSALQQIAKTCTLDEALQRDWPHALTQTANGRIAAWRLGQITKADNKIAVGGFASWEELLTEWAKVKIELRTSLAFPQGEMPPHPQLRDRHVLAYPVTNHGVRGIGNDKRLASSLRCKVHCHQGRYFAVLVHMPCGISTDFTQSPPNIAMQKQVWENVYAHLDQKHPTRLTRIKKGA